The Chloroflexota bacterium genome includes the window GTAGCGGTCGGTCTCGACCGCGCGGGGCAGAGTTGGGTCGGCGTCAGGATCGGGTCCGGTCACGTTTGCAGTGTGGCGCTTCGACGATTACGCCCGCAGCCGTACGACGGTGAAGATTCTCTAATGAGCGGTGACCGAAGGGGGTTCGCTCGCCAGCTCGCCGGCGGCGGCGGCACCCTGGCGGGGCAGGACGACGCGGAACACGGCCCCCTCGCCCAGGACGCTGGTCACCTCGATGAACCCCCCATGCATCTCGACGATGGAGCGGGCGATGGCCAGCCCCAGACCACTCCCCGACGCCCGAGCCTCGCCGAGGTTGGTGCCGCGGTAGAAGCGTTCGAAAATGCGCGGCAGCTCCGCGGGCGGGATGCCGGGACCGGTGTCGCTGACCTCGATCAGCGCCGCGTCGGCCTGGTCCAGGATCTGGACCGCCACCGTTCCGCCGCGGGGCGTGAACTTGACGGCGTTGCCGACCAGGTTGTTCACCAGCTGGACGATCCGCTCGCGGTCGAATCGAATGGCGACCATGGTGGAGGGCGCGGCATAGGTCACGCCGATGCCCCGGCCCGCGGCCGCCTCGGCGCTGGCTTCAACGGCGGCCCGAATCGGCTCGCGCAGATCGCCGATCTTCACGTCCATCGGGAAGATACCCGCGTCGATGCGCGACAGGTCGAGCAGGTTGGCGCTCATCCATTCCAGCCGAGTGAGCTGCTCGCTGGACCGATCCAGGAACTCGTGTCGGGTCTCCTCGTCGACGCCCCCGTCGCGCTGGAGCTCGGTGTAGGTCCGCAGCGCCGCCAGCGGAGTGCGCAGCTCGTGGCTCACGTCGGCAACGAACTCACGCAGCCGGTCGCGGTCCGCCTCGAGGAGCTGCAGCGATTCGGTGAGCCGGTCGGCCATGAGATTGAACTGGTCGCCGAGCTGATCGATTTCCTCGACGCCGGCCGGCGGCACGCGTGCGTCGAGCTGCCCGTGGGCCAGCCGGCTCGAGAAGCTCCCCAGCCGGTCGAGGGGAA containing:
- a CDS encoding HAMP domain-containing sensor histidine kinase produces the protein MDVRLAVALAVTALIALLISGVALNQILPGYFEQQGKASTETSAQATALLIIDTVSRSATSGLGEFLNDREQREARIIQPAAQEAADGLLVTVEVFNVVDGSEAAFAEPQDVEAATSQGLAADPLAPSTRLAFSVELPLSEQPLAPDGTLQLEVVVSAPYTPRDATLAQVRAALVGAGALALLVSLGVGVWAARRLTIPLDRLGSFSSRLAHGQLDARVPPAGVEEIDQLGDQFNLMADRLTESLQLLEADRDRLREFVADVSHELRTPLAALRTYTELQRDGGVDEETRHEFLDRSSEQLTRLEWMSANLLDLSRIDAGIFPMDVKIGDLREPIRAAVEASAEAAAGRGIGVTYAAPSTMVAIRFDRERIVQLVNNLVGNAVKFTPRGGTVAVQILDQADAALIEVSDTGPGIPPAELPRIFERFYRGTNLGEARASGSGLGLAIARSIVEMHGGFIEVTSVLGEGAVFRVVLPRQGAAAAGELASEPPSVTAH